From Antennarius striatus isolate MH-2024 chromosome 9, ASM4005453v1, whole genome shotgun sequence, one genomic window encodes:
- the thrap3a gene encoding thyroid hormone receptor-associated protein 3 isoform X1, which produces MPRSTKSASSSRSRSRSRSRSISRSRSRSRSRSRKRRYGSRSRSRSRSFSPAHNREKKYPRGYQNNFEFRGFHRGFRRPYNFRGRGRGYFQRGRYQRGGGGGYNNNNNNNFRPNWKNYKQNPHRQQQQKQQNYSRGRYYNPQKRSGSPSRSHSHHSDRSASPLSRHSQHSSASSHSSSPKCRQGLLLTNQNPKDVKEELPASKEVQKEGGEDGEIVELMGELAGDAKEVRGGGKNEGTWQSLKDCSSSPKRTDPGAAPAVIVGQESHTTTKSSPSLKITNDIRNDASSWQAGCSSSPTKKASPEGLNPMLSSFDFFSKEDYLEGNKTAISIAFGKFLEEQNKKAKSRENGKNPDTNDADAEQRKVNGNASAFLSDSRKNKEDVDGEVSLRSFLKASPFLSAEGEEEEEMVIKPQSKAVYKSWYDEDESSKSSSKPKSKITPSARELFEECFSKWQNVAFSQVSNSDLDAKAGESHLSRKQDKGAAFAAALAKKELAGKIEELSAGRKMEKSPSILCPPQMSRRNSDRETFMIRSDGVPSMPIRKQEAKVNVRMDFLGESLLSSSDLLAEERQLSQDLVQGSKKDQEFRSIFQHVQNAQRQRSPSEMFAQHIVTIVHHIKAQHFPSCGMTLNERFTAYQRQAAEKEMMKPRKSPEIHRRIDVSPRAFKKHAQLFEAMKSSEDGTYKDDGDKLKGDPMDLRLDIERRKKYSTHKKVYNHDQGRDMGDSPDSSRERSVEKISKCHKRSKKSKKKRSRSSSSSSSSSDSQTEDFPHGKTDPKDKCFNRIRLDQMEPPGSADRGRPRGGFQFQIRGRGWNRGNYQGNCSQSNIMPNMAVHPKNEDWDPEFTPKSRKYYLHDDREGEIDFKWGDSRGRGRGCLTRGRARFIIRKGGPNTNSPKWAHDKFQVNGEQREEHEEETQLDHKVGEKDGAHT; this is translated from the exons CTCTAGGTCTCGGTCACGCTCAAGATCTTTTTCTCCAGCTCACAATCGTGAGAAAAAATATCCAAGGGGGTACCAGAACAACTTTGAGTTCCGGGGCTTCCACCGCGGCTTCCGGAGGCCGTACAACTTCAGAGGCCGAGGGCGAGGCTACTTCCAACGTGGACGTTATcagcgtggtggtggtgggggttataataataacaacaacaacaactttcgCCCCAACTGGAAAAATTATAAGCAGAACCCTCACaggcaacagcagcagaagcagcaaaACTATTCACGAGGACGATATTACAACCCTCAGAAACGCTCAGGAAGTCCCTCTCGTAGTCACTCCCACCACTCTGACCGATCCGCCTCACCCTTATCCAGACACTCGCAGCATTCTTCCGCTTCCTCACACTCCTCCTCTCCAAAATGCAGGCAAGGCTTGTTGTTGACAAACCAAAACCCCAAAGATGTGAAAGAGGAGCTGCCAGCCTCTAAGGAGGTCCAAAAGGAAGGAGGGGAAGATGGGGAGATAGTGGAGCTCATGGGGGAGTTGGCTGGAGACGCCAAAGAAGTCAGAGGCGGAGGGAAAAATGAGGGTACTTGGCAGAGCCTAAAAGACTGCAGCAGCAGTCCAAAGAGAACAGACCCCGGAGCAGCCCCCGCTGTTATTGTTGGTCAGGAAAGCCACACTACTACCAAGTCTAGTCCCTCCCTTAAAATCACCAATGACATCCGCAATGACGCCTCCTCCTGGCAGGCAGGGTGCAGTTCATCCCCAACAAAGAAAGCCTCACCTGAAGGGTTGAATCCAATGCTTTCCAGCTTTGACTTCTTCTCCAAAGAGGATTACCtggaaggaaataaaacagcCATCTCCATTGCCTTTGGAAA GTTTTTGGaggagcaaaataaaaaagccaAATCTCGAGAAAATGGGAAGAACCCAGACACGAATGATGCAGATGCCGAACAAAGGAAAGTAAATGGCAACGCATCCGCGTTTCTCTCTGactcaagaaaaaacaaagaagatgtGGATGGTGAAGTGTCTCTGAGAAGCTTTTTGAAGGCTTCTCCTTTTTTATCTGctgaaggggaggaagaggaggagatggtgaTCAAGCCTCAATCAAAGGCTGTTTATAAGAGCTGGTATGATGAGGATGAGTCCTCTAAGTCATCCTCTAAGCCAAAGAGCAAGATCACTCCCTCAGCCCGGGAACTGTTTGAAGAATGCTTCAGCAAATGGCAGAATGTGGCCTTTTCACAGGTATCCAACAGTGATCTTGATGCCAAGGCAGGGGAGTCACATCTCAGCCGAAAGCAGGATAAAGGGGCTGCTTTTGCAGCTGCACTTGCTAAGAAGGAGTTGGCAGGAAAAATTGAGGAACTCTCTGCAGGCAGGAAGATGGAAAAATCTCCCTCAATCCTATGTCCTCCGCAAATGTCGAGGAGGAATTCTGACAGAGAGACGTTTATGATCAGGAGCGATGGCGTGCCGTCCATGCCCATACGAAAGCAGGAAGCAAAAGTAAATGTCAGGATGGATTTCCTTGGCGAGAGTCTATTAAG CTCCTCTGATCTCTTAGCTGAGGAGCGACAGTTGTCTCAGGATCTCGTGCAGGGCTCCAAAAAAGATCAGGAGTTCCGTTCCATCTTTCAACATGTTCAAAATGCTCAACGTCAGAGGAGTCCCTCTGAGATGTTCGCTCAACACATAGTCACCATTGTTCACCACATTAAAG CTCAGCACTTTCCTTCTTGTGGAATGACTCTAAACGAGAGATTCACCGCGTACCAAAGGCAAGCTGCAGAGAAGGAAATGATGAAGCCGAGAAAAAGCCCAGAAATACACAG gaGAATCGATGTTTCACCCAGAGCTTTTAAGAAACACGCTCAACTTTTTGAAGCGATGAAAAGCTCAGAGGATGGCACTTACAAG GACGATGGAGACAAACTGAAGGGTGATCCAATGGACCTCCGTTTGGATATTGAGCGTCGCAAAAAATACTCCACCCACAAAAAAGTTTATAATCATGATCAAGGACGAGATATGGGCGATTCCCCAGATTCTAGCAGAGAGAGATCAGTGGAAAAGATCTCCAAATGCCACAAGCGATCAAA GAAAAGTAAGAAGAAGCGATCTCGTTCAagttcgtcctcctcctcctcgtctgaTTCCCAAACAGAGGATTTTCCTCATGGCAAGACTGATCCGAAAGATAAATGTTTTAACAGGATCCGACTGGATCAAATGGAGCCTCCGGGATCAGCTGACAGAGGGAGGCCACGTGGAGGATTT CAATTCCAAATTCGTGGAAGAGGCTGGAACAGAGGCAATTATCAGGGGAACTGTTCGCAAAGTAACATCATGCCAAACATGGCAGTACACCCCAAGAATGAAGACTGGGACCCAGAATTCACTCCCAAGAGCAGAAAATACTACTTG CATGATGACAGAGAAGGGGAGATTGACTTCAAGTGGGGGGACAGTCGAGGGCGAGGAAGGGGATGCCTCACACGTGGAAGGGCGCGATTCATCATCCGGAAA
- the thrap3a gene encoding thyroid hormone receptor-associated protein 3 isoform X2 has protein sequence MKKRNSSRSRSRSRSFSPAHNREKKYPRGYQNNFEFRGFHRGFRRPYNFRGRGRGYFQRGRYQRGGGGGYNNNNNNNFRPNWKNYKQNPHRQQQQKQQNYSRGRYYNPQKRSGSPSRSHSHHSDRSASPLSRHSQHSSASSHSSSPKCRQGLLLTNQNPKDVKEELPASKEVQKEGGEDGEIVELMGELAGDAKEVRGGGKNEGTWQSLKDCSSSPKRTDPGAAPAVIVGQESHTTTKSSPSLKITNDIRNDASSWQAGCSSSPTKKASPEGLNPMLSSFDFFSKEDYLEGNKTAISIAFGKFLEEQNKKAKSRENGKNPDTNDADAEQRKVNGNASAFLSDSRKNKEDVDGEVSLRSFLKASPFLSAEGEEEEEMVIKPQSKAVYKSWYDEDESSKSSSKPKSKITPSARELFEECFSKWQNVAFSQVSNSDLDAKAGESHLSRKQDKGAAFAAALAKKELAGKIEELSAGRKMEKSPSILCPPQMSRRNSDRETFMIRSDGVPSMPIRKQEAKVNVRMDFLGESLLSSSDLLAEERQLSQDLVQGSKKDQEFRSIFQHVQNAQRQRSPSEMFAQHIVTIVHHIKAQHFPSCGMTLNERFTAYQRQAAEKEMMKPRKSPEIHRRIDVSPRAFKKHAQLFEAMKSSEDGTYKDDGDKLKGDPMDLRLDIERRKKYSTHKKVYNHDQGRDMGDSPDSSRERSVEKISKCHKRSKKSKKKRSRSSSSSSSSSDSQTEDFPHGKTDPKDKCFNRIRLDQMEPPGSADRGRPRGGFQFQIRGRGWNRGNYQGNCSQSNIMPNMAVHPKNEDWDPEFTPKSRKYYLHDDREGEIDFKWGDSRGRGRGCLTRGRARFIIRKGGPNTNSPKWAHDKFQVNGEQREEHEEETQLDHKVGEKDGAHT, from the exons ATGAAAAAACGCAATAG CTCTAGGTCTCGGTCACGCTCAAGATCTTTTTCTCCAGCTCACAATCGTGAGAAAAAATATCCAAGGGGGTACCAGAACAACTTTGAGTTCCGGGGCTTCCACCGCGGCTTCCGGAGGCCGTACAACTTCAGAGGCCGAGGGCGAGGCTACTTCCAACGTGGACGTTATcagcgtggtggtggtgggggttataataataacaacaacaacaactttcgCCCCAACTGGAAAAATTATAAGCAGAACCCTCACaggcaacagcagcagaagcagcaaaACTATTCACGAGGACGATATTACAACCCTCAGAAACGCTCAGGAAGTCCCTCTCGTAGTCACTCCCACCACTCTGACCGATCCGCCTCACCCTTATCCAGACACTCGCAGCATTCTTCCGCTTCCTCACACTCCTCCTCTCCAAAATGCAGGCAAGGCTTGTTGTTGACAAACCAAAACCCCAAAGATGTGAAAGAGGAGCTGCCAGCCTCTAAGGAGGTCCAAAAGGAAGGAGGGGAAGATGGGGAGATAGTGGAGCTCATGGGGGAGTTGGCTGGAGACGCCAAAGAAGTCAGAGGCGGAGGGAAAAATGAGGGTACTTGGCAGAGCCTAAAAGACTGCAGCAGCAGTCCAAAGAGAACAGACCCCGGAGCAGCCCCCGCTGTTATTGTTGGTCAGGAAAGCCACACTACTACCAAGTCTAGTCCCTCCCTTAAAATCACCAATGACATCCGCAATGACGCCTCCTCCTGGCAGGCAGGGTGCAGTTCATCCCCAACAAAGAAAGCCTCACCTGAAGGGTTGAATCCAATGCTTTCCAGCTTTGACTTCTTCTCCAAAGAGGATTACCtggaaggaaataaaacagcCATCTCCATTGCCTTTGGAAA GTTTTTGGaggagcaaaataaaaaagccaAATCTCGAGAAAATGGGAAGAACCCAGACACGAATGATGCAGATGCCGAACAAAGGAAAGTAAATGGCAACGCATCCGCGTTTCTCTCTGactcaagaaaaaacaaagaagatgtGGATGGTGAAGTGTCTCTGAGAAGCTTTTTGAAGGCTTCTCCTTTTTTATCTGctgaaggggaggaagaggaggagatggtgaTCAAGCCTCAATCAAAGGCTGTTTATAAGAGCTGGTATGATGAGGATGAGTCCTCTAAGTCATCCTCTAAGCCAAAGAGCAAGATCACTCCCTCAGCCCGGGAACTGTTTGAAGAATGCTTCAGCAAATGGCAGAATGTGGCCTTTTCACAGGTATCCAACAGTGATCTTGATGCCAAGGCAGGGGAGTCACATCTCAGCCGAAAGCAGGATAAAGGGGCTGCTTTTGCAGCTGCACTTGCTAAGAAGGAGTTGGCAGGAAAAATTGAGGAACTCTCTGCAGGCAGGAAGATGGAAAAATCTCCCTCAATCCTATGTCCTCCGCAAATGTCGAGGAGGAATTCTGACAGAGAGACGTTTATGATCAGGAGCGATGGCGTGCCGTCCATGCCCATACGAAAGCAGGAAGCAAAAGTAAATGTCAGGATGGATTTCCTTGGCGAGAGTCTATTAAG CTCCTCTGATCTCTTAGCTGAGGAGCGACAGTTGTCTCAGGATCTCGTGCAGGGCTCCAAAAAAGATCAGGAGTTCCGTTCCATCTTTCAACATGTTCAAAATGCTCAACGTCAGAGGAGTCCCTCTGAGATGTTCGCTCAACACATAGTCACCATTGTTCACCACATTAAAG CTCAGCACTTTCCTTCTTGTGGAATGACTCTAAACGAGAGATTCACCGCGTACCAAAGGCAAGCTGCAGAGAAGGAAATGATGAAGCCGAGAAAAAGCCCAGAAATACACAG gaGAATCGATGTTTCACCCAGAGCTTTTAAGAAACACGCTCAACTTTTTGAAGCGATGAAAAGCTCAGAGGATGGCACTTACAAG GACGATGGAGACAAACTGAAGGGTGATCCAATGGACCTCCGTTTGGATATTGAGCGTCGCAAAAAATACTCCACCCACAAAAAAGTTTATAATCATGATCAAGGACGAGATATGGGCGATTCCCCAGATTCTAGCAGAGAGAGATCAGTGGAAAAGATCTCCAAATGCCACAAGCGATCAAA GAAAAGTAAGAAGAAGCGATCTCGTTCAagttcgtcctcctcctcctcgtctgaTTCCCAAACAGAGGATTTTCCTCATGGCAAGACTGATCCGAAAGATAAATGTTTTAACAGGATCCGACTGGATCAAATGGAGCCTCCGGGATCAGCTGACAGAGGGAGGCCACGTGGAGGATTT CAATTCCAAATTCGTGGAAGAGGCTGGAACAGAGGCAATTATCAGGGGAACTGTTCGCAAAGTAACATCATGCCAAACATGGCAGTACACCCCAAGAATGAAGACTGGGACCCAGAATTCACTCCCAAGAGCAGAAAATACTACTTG CATGATGACAGAGAAGGGGAGATTGACTTCAAGTGGGGGGACAGTCGAGGGCGAGGAAGGGGATGCCTCACACGTGGAAGGGCGCGATTCATCATCCGGAAA